From Bacillus horti, one genomic window encodes:
- a CDS encoding DUF2268 domain-containing putative Zn-dependent protease (predicted Zn-dependent protease with a strongly conserved HExxH motif), producing the protein MAKFLLYTCKLIVFSLLFLTACEVSEDEDVIAQIEVQETEEGSFTFVHKDTEFFITTFFDHALEYVSLARESDRGEWERIYRETILEPFRLIARGGKHRINSLDEGNFRYSYRLDEYESYINLIKERQDEILEAVILSLNESTELLPSKLPINIFLFVANPEEAYYNQYVSGVSGFADKDRNIVIHLDPISLDIDILKYISAHEYHHAIVFEDMIVNRRPLDFLEQKIIMEGKADTFAQLIYPDTHVPWLDQLEEEEHVWNIMKKVMEPDSNLSVDFFRGNHGMRIPMASNYKIGYQIMQDFLENNPEVTLEEWTAMWATEILEKSKFEDRFK; encoded by the coding sequence TTGGCAAAGTTCCTACTATATACGTGTAAACTTATTGTCTTTAGTCTTCTTTTTCTAACGGCATGTGAAGTTTCTGAAGATGAGGATGTTATAGCTCAGATAGAAGTACAAGAAACCGAAGAAGGATCTTTCACTTTTGTACATAAGGATACGGAGTTTTTTATAACTACTTTCTTTGATCATGCTTTGGAGTATGTTTCTCTGGCTAGAGAGAGTGACAGAGGAGAATGGGAGCGGATTTACAGGGAGACTATTCTAGAGCCTTTTCGTTTGATCGCAAGGGGAGGGAAGCACCGAATAAACTCATTAGATGAAGGTAATTTTAGATATAGCTATAGATTAGACGAGTATGAATCCTATATCAACCTCATTAAAGAGCGGCAAGATGAAATCCTAGAAGCAGTTATCTTGTCATTAAATGAGTCAACTGAACTTTTACCTAGTAAACTACCTATAAATATCTTTCTCTTTGTAGCTAATCCTGAAGAGGCTTATTACAATCAGTATGTTAGTGGAGTTAGTGGGTTTGCTGATAAAGATAGAAACATTGTAATCCACTTAGATCCTATTAGCTTAGATATAGATATTCTAAAGTACATTTCAGCACATGAGTATCATCATGCTATTGTTTTTGAAGATATGATTGTGAATAGGCGACCACTTGATTTTCTAGAACAAAAAATAATTATGGAGGGAAAGGCAGATACTTTTGCTCAGTTAATCTATCCAGATACGCATGTCCCTTGGCTTGATCAACTTGAAGAAGAGGAGCATGTATGGAATATAATGAAGAAGGTTATGGAGCCAGATTCTAATCTGTCTGTAGACTTTTTTAGAGGTAATCATGGAATGCGGATTCCCATGGCCTCAAACTACAAAATAGGATATCAGATCATGCAGGATTTTCTAGAAAACAATCCAGAGGTCACTTTGGAGGAGTGGACAGCTATGTGGGCTACTGAAATCTTAGAGAAGAGTAAATTTGAGGATAGATTTAAATGA
- a CDS encoding MFS transporter has protein sequence MNINPTNLQQEVLEKSLWQNKNFLFLWTGSILSNFGFQIYLITLPLLIYDLTQSALAMSTMRAIDFFPNIIIGMIAGVLVDRYHRKWILSITVILRILCLSGIVYLLYVDQIELWHLYLLGFVLSASGYTFGNAHHSVLPQLVTKQQLTAANAKLSFVDTLISMTGPGIAGVLIALYSFEVNFSLYLVCLALLLICVQFTRIPATVKQEKKVNSSIWKEMKEGIDSLLSNKILLTPTIAVLFNNFSASLVTGVLIFYAADILDTTKQQIGFMFSMGAVGGLVGSICIPFLRRKFGRGKLYVSCIFLEAISYLILVFSIHWWMLSLSLFIRVFAITMSNVVYFTIRQEFTPNHLLGRVAGTSSMLMKLAVPLGLFISGLWAEFLPIPLLFIMSTLLTLILFAILRKHTFASVE, from the coding sequence GTGAATATTAATCCTACTAATTTGCAACAAGAGGTACTAGAGAAATCGTTGTGGCAAAATAAGAACTTTCTATTTTTATGGACAGGCTCCATACTTTCAAACTTCGGCTTTCAGATTTATTTAATCACCCTACCTTTATTGATATACGATTTGACCCAATCTGCCTTAGCTATGAGCACAATGAGAGCTATTGATTTTTTCCCAAATATTATTATCGGTATGATAGCTGGTGTCCTTGTCGATCGCTATCATCGTAAATGGATACTATCTATAACGGTGATACTCAGAATTCTATGCTTAAGTGGAATTGTTTATCTCCTGTATGTCGATCAAATAGAGCTGTGGCATTTATATCTTCTTGGATTTGTATTATCTGCCTCAGGCTATACGTTTGGGAATGCTCATCATTCTGTGCTCCCACAGCTTGTAACCAAACAACAATTAACAGCAGCCAATGCGAAATTATCCTTTGTAGATACACTGATAAGTATGACTGGTCCAGGTATAGCAGGTGTTCTGATCGCCTTGTATTCATTTGAAGTAAATTTCTCATTATATTTAGTCTGTTTAGCTTTACTACTTATCTGTGTTCAGTTCACCCGGATTCCAGCTACTGTTAAGCAGGAAAAGAAGGTGAACAGTTCAATTTGGAAGGAAATGAAGGAAGGAATTGACTCACTATTATCAAATAAAATACTACTTACACCAACAATTGCGGTTCTTTTTAACAACTTCTCCGCTAGCCTTGTTACAGGAGTTCTAATTTTCTATGCAGCTGATATTCTTGATACTACAAAACAACAAATTGGTTTTATGTTCAGCATGGGGGCAGTCGGGGGATTAGTTGGCTCCATATGTATCCCTTTTCTAAGGAGGAAATTTGGTCGAGGTAAACTTTATGTTTCGTGTATCTTTTTGGAGGCGATAAGCTATCTCATTCTTGTGTTCTCTATTCATTGGTGGATGCTTAGTTTATCCTTATTCATACGTGTTTTCGCTATTACAATGTCTAACGTTGTCTACTTTACCATTAGGCAAGAATTCACTCCAAATCATTTGTTAGGACGAGTAGCTGGTACGTCATCCATGTTAATGAAGCTTGCTGTTCCCCTTGGGTTGTTTATTTCTGGTTTATGGGCTGAATTTCTTCCTATCCCCTTGTTATTTATTATGTCTACACTGCTAACCTTGATCTTGTTTGCTATCCTGAGAAAGCATACTTTTGCTAGTGTAGAGTAA